The genomic region CGGTCATCAGGGCGACCACGAGAGCGGCGACGGCGCCGATGCCCAGGCCGGTGCCCACCCCCACGACGAGGAGGCGTCGGAAGTCCTCCCCGGTGAGCAGCGAGGGGCGCCCCCGCAGGCCGCCGAGGGCGATGCAGAAGGCGAGCACCTCCCCGGCGTTGACCACGCCGTAGACGAGCGAGAGCGGGACGGGGCGGCCGCCGACGATGTTGGCCGCGGCCGACATCGGCACCAGCAGGGCGACCAGCAGCGGCCAGTGGCGGCGGTGGTGGAGCAGGAGGAGGCCGGCGCCCACGCCGGAGGCCGGCCACCACGCGGCGACCTCGGTGCCGGGCACGGCGAAGCGGACGGACACGACGCCCAGCACGAGGACCAGGCCCAGCAGGCCGGCTGTCGCGGACACCGGCACCCGGTGCTCGCCATCATGGGGGGAGGGGGGCATCGGTCCATCATCGGGTCCGAGCTGCCCCGGGGCGAGCACCGGTGCCGGTGAGTCGAGGGATGGGCCGGGGCGTGGCGTCACCGGCCGTGCCACGCCCCGCAGAGATCTTCGACCGGCTCCCCGTCGTCGAGGCCGTCACCGGCCTGGGCACGGTCGCGGCGGGCCAGGTGCACCCGCACCACCCGCAGCAGGTCGGCGATGCGGAAGGGCTTGGGCAGGTAGCCGTCGGCTCCAGCGGCCAGGCCGGCATCGATGTCGTCGGGCGAGGTCAGGGCCGAGAGGAGCACCACGCTGGTGCGCGGCCGGAGCCCGTACGAGCGCCGCTCGAGGCTGCGCAGGGCGGCGGTGAACCCGATGCCGCCCAGCACGGGCATGGTCACGTCGACGATGGCCAGGTCGACCTGGTCCTCCTCGAGGTGCCGCAGCGCTGCCGCGCCGTCGGGGGCGGTGACGACCCGGTGGCCCTCGGTCGAGAGCGCGAGCTCGACCAGCTCTCGGATGTCCTCGTCGTCGTCCACGACCATGATCTCTGCCATGTC from Nocardioides salarius harbors:
- a CDS encoding response regulator, with translation MAEIMVVDDDEDIRELVELALSTEGHRVVTAPDGAAALRHLEEDQVDLAIVDVTMPVLGGIGFTAALRSLERRSYGLRPRTSVVLLSALTSPDDIDAGLAAGADGYLPKPFRIADLLRVVRVHLARRDRAQAGDGLDDGEPVEDLCGAWHGR